The sequence below is a genomic window from Chroococcidiopsis sp. TS-821.
GACTTAACTATAAAGCCGCTCTCCAAGAATGGACGCAAGCGCATTATAAATGCCTACCAGAGTACCGCGTACAGGAAATCAATCATCGCGGCAACATTCACGATCGCTTTACAGCCCAAGTATGGCTGCAAGGACGACAATTAGGGCAAGGTACAGGTAGGTCGATTAAAGCAGCAGAACAAGCTGCGGCGCAAGCTGCTTTTTTAGCACTAAATGGTCAAGCGCCAGAAATGGTTATTTCAAGTCCGGCTCATTAGTTTTGTAGCAGAGGTCAGGGATCAGGGGTCAGAGGTTGGGTGTAAAAGCAAGCAATGGTCGCAGTTCTCAGCTTTCTGTGCTATGGCTATAAGAAGCAGCGAGCGGAAATTTTTGTGCAAAGGCACTCTCCGCCATCCGGAAATTTCCAAGACAACGGCTGAGGAAGCATGCGAAAGTTTATCATGGATAAGGACATAGACAAGCTAATGCTTCTAAGCTTCTATACTAACTTTCCTGCATGAAGAGAATTGCGAATAAATTTCCACCCAAATAAACGCAGGGTAGTCCACCTGTGTAAACTTATTGCTAAAAGTCTTAAGATTTTGTGTACGAAGGTATACTTTACCTAAATAGCTCCAAAAGAAGTTGTAGGCTACATCAACGGTCGGGCTTTCACTTGATGCGATCTTAGGATCTAGGGAGATGCAAGCGGTCAAGCACGCGTGGTTCTTCGCGTACGTGGTGCGAACGTAACGGCGCTAAGTCCATTACAGGCATTGTAATTGCAACTGTTGTCCCTTTACCAACACCCGCGCTATGCAATGTGATGCTTCCCCCCATTAACTCGATTAGATTGCGTGAAATTGCTAATCCCAATCCTGTACCGCCAAATTTGCGCGTAGTTGTCCCATCTACCATCACAAAGGGGCGAAAAAGTTTGTGTTGTAGCGCCGGATCGATTCCTACGCCTGTGTCTTCTACGGTGATAACTACGCGCGATCTACTGCTGTTAGGCAACAGCTCTGTAACAGGTTGTAGCTGCGTGCTAATCGTAATTTTACCTTGCTCAGTAAATTTAACTGCATTACCAATAACATTGAGTAATACTTGTTTCAGCTTCGCGGGATCGGCTTGTACAGGAATTGGTTCGCTTCCTTGAGACACAACAAGCTGTAAGCCCTTTTGTTGAATATGAACTGTTTGAAGATTGATTACCTCTTTCAGGAGTTGCTGTAAATCCGTCGGTTCTAAAACTACTGATAGTTTACCCGCTTCGATTTTAGCAACGTCAAGTAAGTCATTAATGATACTCAGTAAGTGAATTGCCGCTTCATCGGCGCGTTGTAAAAACTCCATTTCCTCTTCGCGATCGTCGCAACAGCCATCGCGGATGAGGCGAACACATCCGATAATCGCATTCAGCGGTGTTCTCAGTTCGTGCGATGTCGTTGCCAAAAACTCACTTTTGAGTTGATTTGCTGCTTGGGCTTCTTCCCACGCTGTCTCAATTTCTTCTGCTGACGCAGTTAATCGTTCTACCATGCGTTCGAGTGCTTCAGCAAGTTGTTGAAATTCTCGAATTTTGAAGTTGTGCGGGACTCGTTCGACACCATGGTGACTCTGGAGATTCAAAGCATAGTCACGTAATTTTTCTAAAGGTCGTGCTAAATCGCGCGCTAAATACCTTGTTGCGAGTAAACTAGCACCAAGTAACCCAGCTGTAAGTACGATCAGAATAATTTTAATTTCGCGTAGACCATACAGTGCGCTATCTAAGCGCGTAACAGCTAAAATTGTCCAATACTGGTTTGGCTCGTTTGCGATCGGGCTAGGAATCGCACTGTAACCTGCCAAAAATTCTCTTCCATTTTTGGTAAACGACACATTTTGTACATCTTGGCGTCCAGCGATCGCATTTTCGACAATTCTTTGCAGTCGCACAGCGTCGGGTTCTTGTTGAATCTTCCTGCCAACGCATTCAGCAAGCGGGTGCGCCAAAATAATGCCATGCTGCGCGATGACAACAGTGTAACCTGTCAATGAACCACGCCGCGTCCGTTCTTGCGGTTCTAAAGCCGCTTGAATATGCAAGGTATAGCGCGGCTGATTTGTGGGTGTGAAGATTGCTGTGGAGAAGCGTAAGTGCAGTTGACCAATCGAACGATGAGAATTTGGAGTGGATTTGTGCACTTGTGCGGGTAAATCTACAGGTAACAACGCGGCTACATTGACAGAGCGACTGAGATTCAAAGGCGATTGTGTTTGGAGAACCGGTAGCGCAGCCTCGGTGTTAGCCCAAATATTTCCACAAGTACTGGCGATTTGTTTTTGAGTTTGTGCATCTCTTAAATGGACGCACTGAACGTAATCAGGAAGTTGCGTCGCTAATTCGTTCAGATACTGCTGCGCTTGTAAGGTTGTTCCTGTTTGCAGAATTTGTGCGTGACTCGCAGTCATTGAGATTGCTTTAAGGGCGGCGATCGCATCTTCAATACTCTCTCCTTTTCTCACTGCGCTTTCAGTCAAATTTTGGCGTGCCGTTTCCAACAGGATAGAGCGTGCTTTCCTAAAAGCAACAGCCTCGCCGATGAGTAGTACTGGTACGCTCAATAATAAAATTCGCGACAGTAAAATGCGGCGAAATGAAGATTGACCTGGCTTAGCCATAATAATATCTCACTGAAAAGCTGGAAAACCCAACAGCGCAAAACTACTTACCGAGTCGCACAGCAAAGCGTGTTCTTTTAAGTGTAAAAACAACCTTTTGTTGAAAAAGCATATTTCTACACCACATCAGATGTTTTATCGCATATATTGGCTAAAGCACAATGCTTTACATTATGATGTCTCATCACTCACTCAGCTTTGCGGCATGATTAAAATAAAGTTAATTTTTGGACTAACTAATGTATAAATATTAACTCAATATTTCTGGCAAATAGGGAATTTACTCGCGCTTGGAACCGTTATCACTAACGTAAGAGCAATATGGTAGTAAGGGCAATTGATTGTAGTTGCCGAAGCAATTTTTAATTAAGTAGAAGCAATGGCGGATAATAATCAAAAACGACCTCACACTACAGTAGTTTTAGCGATGAGTGCGGATGGCAAAATCGCAGATATTAAGCGATCGCCTGCCCGCTTTGCTTCATCAGTCGATCAGGCACATTTAGAAAAACAACTCGCAACTGTTGATGCAGTGCTGTTTGGTGCAGGGACTCTTAGAACTTACGGCACGACGATGAGTATTTCTCATCCCCAGTTACTCCAGCAACGCTTAGCGCAAAATTTACCACCACAGCCCTTACAAATCGTCGCTTCTTTGTCTGCTGACATCGATCCGCGTATCCGGTTTTTTCGACAACAAGTCAGCCGCTGGTTACTCACAACAACTCCTGGTGCTCGACACTGGCACGAAGGTGTAGAATTTGAGCGAATTTTGGTTTGCGAAGCACCTGCGGCAAATGGTATTGATTGGGTCAACGCTTTACAACTGCTTGCTGAGTTAGGGATATCACGTTTAGCAGTAATTGGTGGTGGCGAACTGATCGCTTCACTCATTGCAGACGATTTAATCGACGAGTTTTGGCTGACGATCTGTCCGCTCATTTTGGGTGGCGTTGATGCTCCTACCCCTGTCGAAGGAGCAGGATTTCCTTCGGAACAGTTAGCGCCTCGTTTAGAGCTACTCTCAGCCGAAGTCATCGAGCAAGAAGTCTTCCTGCACTATCGACGGCAACGTGTAGAAGATTAGATTACCCTATTTAGAAGGGTTCAGCGATCGGAGATCGAGAATCAGAAAAAGAAATTGTAATTCAACTCACCCCTCATTTGACAATGGTGGAACAACTCAAACCCCGCTATTCTGTTGCTTGGATTAATC
It includes:
- a CDS encoding ATP-binding protein, giving the protein MAKPGQSSFRRILLSRILLLSVPVLLIGEAVAFRKARSILLETARQNLTESAVRKGESIEDAIAALKAISMTASHAQILQTGTTLQAQQYLNELATQLPDYVQCVHLRDAQTQKQIASTCGNIWANTEAALPVLQTQSPLNLSRSVNVAALLPVDLPAQVHKSTPNSHRSIGQLHLRFSTAIFTPTNQPRYTLHIQAALEPQERTRRGSLTGYTVVIAQHGIILAHPLAECVGRKIQQEPDAVRLQRIVENAIAGRQDVQNVSFTKNGREFLAGYSAIPSPIANEPNQYWTILAVTRLDSALYGLREIKIILIVLTAGLLGASLLATRYLARDLARPLEKLRDYALNLQSHHGVERVPHNFKIREFQQLAEALERMVERLTASAEEIETAWEEAQAANQLKSEFLATTSHELRTPLNAIIGCVRLIRDGCCDDREEEMEFLQRADEAAIHLLSIINDLLDVAKIEAGKLSVVLEPTDLQQLLKEVINLQTVHIQQKGLQLVVSQGSEPIPVQADPAKLKQVLLNVIGNAVKFTEQGKITISTQLQPVTELLPNSSRSRVVITVEDTGVGIDPALQHKLFRPFVMVDGTTTRKFGGTGLGLAISRNLIELMGGSITLHSAGVGKGTTVAITMPVMDLAPLRSHHVREEPRVLDRLHLPRS
- a CDS encoding RibD family protein, yielding MADNNQKRPHTTVVLAMSADGKIADIKRSPARFASSVDQAHLEKQLATVDAVLFGAGTLRTYGTTMSISHPQLLQQRLAQNLPPQPLQIVASLSADIDPRIRFFRQQVSRWLLTTTPGARHWHEGVEFERILVCEAPAANGIDWVNALQLLAELGISRLAVIGGGELIASLIADDLIDEFWLTICPLILGGVDAPTPVEGAGFPSEQLAPRLELLSAEVIEQEVFLHYRRQRVED